A window of the Salvelinus alpinus chromosome 3, SLU_Salpinus.1, whole genome shotgun sequence genome harbors these coding sequences:
- the LOC139571117 gene encoding E3 SUMO-protein ligase ZNF451-like isoform X2, producing the protein MSSPIGANDEDEVEFVSEAPLRPVLECIDLLSDGEDDGSLPTAETIEDEIERQKAQVTSTLDRLARQVAVAKKERAEKCEAFKEKQISQKAHGRQELAFSPNGNAYDAKRCVDMWLKMPGVNTGASWRRRQVPFPTGSSSTHTCPVINCGRVYDNVPLLEGHLKRFDHSPCDPTIYLKGSPTELFACVACGLNFETKEAWKVHQQSKLSSPDEDHDHTQTCQPIVCFACPACYLLFYIRDECLQHMSAKNHFSQSIIMSETKGTALPVPFPRYAKNRLIALCKEVSFSVRCTTCQKGLNSHMEAQAHFNVQCRQGAARAEAEKTVVQVMKQLQVLGQCAVCCKLFLHQGDVERHKELSQHNTEVNCTMEKAILHYSNFYEIQHAKRAAATSRPKQSKGPVTPSQKRDKERGDSVGSPAKRQRRGGALNGSAGPSRSCLIVAWFCECGQRFSEEAMASKHLFAANQIFHQCGVCGKHMGESSITRLHMSRFHGGAHLSNFLFHCRLCKVDMPRHEDILLHVSEAHSGHTYFRERAVSDEEPAPIPYAKPSTSGRPRPSALTDVRTRTTTPTSPPKQDERWICRMCEDIFNSEQAVHKHCRDVSNHSFQRFACGHCPQKYFKEATVRRHCVNEHSNQIVTRYFCGLCDSMEYDTEGEFQEHYRGLHSKDYYRMGEPEVDRPTEAENYNTSPLATASERHECLCPCMSSEKDKDERKATFTQCMKRLSSEDKCSYVCAPCDVQVSSFAQIKTHVHSQHKALGLENTFDVVCGSCQESHKDVPSFHNHYHSQHCPLEPCLSSRDGGESHTGKAAASSAVKTLVAVEIKPEVNEEFEDVKHAIAMNLDEVRDDTEAHGDESDEEMKRALALSVEEAREPTDFDIALHA; encoded by the exons ATGTCCTCCCCAATTGGAGCAAATGATGAAGATGAGGTGGAGTTTGTGTCA GAGGCTCCACTCAGACCTGTACTGGAATGTATTGATTTACTGAGTGATGGGGAAGACGATGGAAGTTTACCCACAGCTGAGACA ATTGAAGATGAGATTGAGCGACAGAAAGCTCAGGTCACCTCCACTTTGGACAGATTAGCTCGCCAAGTGGCTGTGGCGAAAAAGGAAAGAGCAGAGAAGTGTGAAGCCTTCAAG GAGAAGCAAATCTCACAAAAGGCTCATGGACGGCAGGAGCTGGCATTTAGTCCCAATGGTAACGCATATGACGCCAAGCGCTGTGTGGATATGTGGTTAAAGATGCCAG GTGTCAATACTGGAGCTAGCTGGAGACGCAGACAGGTCCCCTTTCCCACCGGTAGCTCATCCACACATACCTGTCCAGTGATCAACTGTGGTCGGGTTTATGACAACGTACCTCTCCTAGAAGGTCACTTGAAAAG GTTTGACCACTCTCCTTGTGACCCAACCATCTACCTGAAAGGAAGCCCAACCGAGCTGTTTGCTTGCGTTGCTTGTGGTCTTAATTTTGAAACCAAAGAAGCTTGGAAGGTGCATCAGCAGTCAAAG CTGTCCTCCCCTGATGAAGACCATGACCACACTCAGACCTGCCAGCCGATCGTGTGCTTCGCCTGCCCTGCCTGCTATCTCCTCTTTTACATCAGGGACGAGTGCCTCCAGCATATGTCGGCCAAAAACCACTTCTCTCAGTCCATCATCATGAGTG AAACTAAAGGGACAGCATTGCCAGTTCCCTTCCCACGATATGCAAAGAATCGTCTCATTGCTTTGTGTAAGGAAGTTTCATTCAGCGTGAGATGTACGACGTGCCAGAAGGGGCTTAACTCACACATGGAAGCACAGGCCCACTTCAA TGTGCAGTGCAGACAGGGCGCTGCCAGGGCTGAGGCAGAGAAAACAGTGGTGCAGGTCATGAAACAACTACAAGTGCTGGGCCAGTGCGCTGTGTGTTGCAAACTGTTCCTCCACCAAGGTGATGTTGAGAGGCATAAAGAATTGAGTCAGCACAATACTGAGGTCAACTGCACCATGGAAAAGGCAATTCTGCACTACAGCAATTTCTATGAAATCCAACACGCCAAGAGGGCTGCAGCGACGTCGCGGCCCAAACAGTCAAAAGGTCCTGTAACCCCCTCTCAGAAGAGGGACAAGGAGAGAGGTGATTCTGTTGGATCCCCAGCCAAGCGCCAGAGACGCGGGGGAGCTTTGAATGGCAGCGCTGGGCCCTCAAGGAGTTGCTTGATAGTTGCGTGGTTTTGTGAGTGTGGTCAGCGCTTTTCAGAGGAGGCCATGGCCAGCAAGCACCTTTTCGCTGCCAATCAGATCTTCCATCAATGTGGCGTGTGTGGAAAGCATATGGGAGAGTCGTCCATCACTCGCCTGCACATGAGCCGTTTTCACGGCGGTGCCCACCTCTCAAACTTCCTCTTCCACTGCCGGCTGTGCAAGGTTGACATGCCGCGCCACGAGGACATCCTGTTGCATGTGTCAGAGGCCCACAGTGGACACACTTACTTCAGGGAGAGAGCGGTATCAGACGAGGAGCCTGCTCCCATTCCCTATGCCAAACCCTCCACCAGTGGCAGACCCAGACCAAGCGCCCTCACTGATGTCAGGACTAGAACTACAACTCCCACATCTCCTCCCAAACAGGACGAGAGGTGGATTTGCAGGATGTGTGAGGACATCTTTAACTCGGAGCAAGCTGTGCACAAGCACTGCAGAGATGTGAGCAACCACAGTTTCCAGAGGTTTGCCTGTGGCCACTGCCCACAGAAGTACTTCAAGGAGGCCACAGTACGCAGGCACTGTGTGAACGAGCACAGCAACCAAATAGTGACGCGGTACTTCTGTGGGCTCTGTGACAGCATGGAGTATGACACTGAGGGGGAGTTCCAAGAGCACTATAGGGGCCTTCACAGTAAGGACTACTACCGCATGGGTGAGCCTGAGGTTGATAGACCCACTGAGGCCGAAAACTACAACACCAGTCCATtggcaacagccagtgaaaggCATGAATGTCTGTGTCCATGCATGTCATCAGAAAAGGACAAAGATGAAAGGAAGGCTACCTTCACACAATGCATGAAGCGGCTATCCAGTGAAGACAAATGCAGCTACGTGTGTGCACCATGCGACGTCCAGGTGTCCTCCTTTGCCCAGATAAAGACTCATGTCCACTCTCAACACAAAGCCTTGGGGCTAGAGAATACCTTTGACGTGGTGTGTGGATCCTGTCAGGAGAGTCATAAGGACGTTCCCAGTTTCCATAACCACTACCACTCCCAGCACTGCCCTCTGGAGCCTTGCTTGAGCTCCAGGGATGGAGGTGAGAGTCATACGGGGAAGGCAGCAGCTTCCTCTGCTGTCAAGACACTGGTTGCTGTGGAGATCAAACCAGAAGTGAATG agGAGTTTGAAGATGTGAAACATGCCATTGCTATGAACTTGGATGAGGTCAGAGATGACACTGAAGCTCATGGAG ATGAATCTGATGAGGAGATGAAGCGTGCCTTGGCTTTAAGTGTGGAAGAAGCAAGAGAGCCAACTGACTTTGATATTG CATTACATGCTTGA
- the LOC139571116 gene encoding BAG family molecular chaperone regulator 2-like, with translation MAQAKIHHAKMTEAAKGKFSRSMSMADRSGQLLQSLDQLEIRVEALREAATSMEQERECLLDLIQSIKNSEEMRSICDGEREELSLTANRLLGRTLTVEISVETIRNSTQEDALHKATSLIDEIAAKLLDDMDGARKRLMALHAACVTEAPPVPIDTKFQTIVITCALEDQKKIKRRLETLIRNVDNAEKNIKIMDHRKMDDLNSANGK, from the exons ATGGCTCAAGCGAAAATCCACCACGCTAAAATGACTGAAGCCGCTAAAGGCAAATTCAGCAGATCAATGTCTATGGCAGATCGCTCTGGACAATTACTTCAAAGTTTGGACCAGCTGGAAATAAG GGTGGAGGCTTTACGTGAAGCCGCAACTTCGAtggaacaggagagagagtgcTTACTGGATTTGATACAATCCATAAAGAATAGTGAAGAAATGCGCAGCATTTGTGACG GAGAGCGAGAGGAACTATCTTTAACTGCTAATCGTCTTCTGGGTAGGACGCTAACAGTTGAAATCTCAGTGGAAACCATAAGGAACTCCACACAGGAGGATGCGTTACACAAGGCTACCTCTTTGATTGATGAGATTGCAGCAAAGTTGCTTGACGACATGGATGGTGCCAGAAAGCGCCTGATGGCACTGCACGCTGCCTGTGTGACCGAAGCACCACCTGTTCCTATCGATACAAAATTCCAGACGATCGTCATCACCTGCGCCTTGGAAGATCAGAAGAAAATCAAGAGGCGGCTTGAAACTCTGATAAGAAATGTGGATAATGCTGAGAAGAATATAAAGATAATGGATCATCGGAAAATGGATGACTTAAACAGTGCCAATGGCAAATGA
- the LOC139571117 gene encoding E3 SUMO-protein ligase ZNF451-like isoform X1 translates to MSSPIGANDEDEVEFVSEAPLRPVLECIDLLSDGEDDGSLPTAETIEDEIERQKAQVTSTLDRLARQVAVAKKERAEKCEAFKEKQISQKAHGRQELAFSPNGNAYDAKRCVDMWLKMPGVNTGASWRRRQVPFPTGSSSTHTCPVINCGRVYDNVPLLEGHLKRFDHSPCDPTIYLKGSPTELFACVACGLNFETKEAWKVHQQSKLSSPDEDHDHTQTCQPIVCFACPACYLLFYIRDECLQHMSAKNHFSQSIIMSETKGTALPVPFPRYAKNRLIALCKEVSFSVRCTTCQKGLNSHMEAQAHFNVQCRQGAARAEAEKTVVQVMKQLQVLGQCAVCCKLFLHQGDVERHKELSQHNTEVNCTMEKAILHYSNFYEIQHAKRAAATSRPKQSKGPVTPSQKRDKERGDSVGSPAKRQRRGGALNGSAGPSRSCLIVAWFCECGQRFSEEAMASKHLFAANQIFHQCGVCGKHMGESSITRLHMSRFHGGAHLSNFLFHCRLCKVDMPRHEDILLHVSEAHSGHTYFRERAVSDEEPAPIPYAKPSTSGRPRPSALTDVRTRTTTPTSPPKQDERWICRMCEDIFNSEQAVHKHCRDVSNHSFQRFACGHCPQKYFKEATVRRHCVNEHSNQIVTRYFCGLCDSMEYDTEGEFQEHYRGLHSKDYYRMGEPEVDRPTEAENYNTSPLATASERHECLCPCMSSEKDKDERKATFTQCMKRLSSEDKCSYVCAPCDVQVSSFAQIKTHVHSQHKALGLENTFDVVCGSCQESHKDVPSFHNHYHSQHCPLEPCLSSRDGGESHTGKAAASSAVKTLVAVEIKPEVNEEFEDVKHAIAMNLDEVRDDTEAHGDESDEEMKRALALSVEEAREPTDFDIEMEEALKRSLLEY, encoded by the exons ATGTCCTCCCCAATTGGAGCAAATGATGAAGATGAGGTGGAGTTTGTGTCA GAGGCTCCACTCAGACCTGTACTGGAATGTATTGATTTACTGAGTGATGGGGAAGACGATGGAAGTTTACCCACAGCTGAGACA ATTGAAGATGAGATTGAGCGACAGAAAGCTCAGGTCACCTCCACTTTGGACAGATTAGCTCGCCAAGTGGCTGTGGCGAAAAAGGAAAGAGCAGAGAAGTGTGAAGCCTTCAAG GAGAAGCAAATCTCACAAAAGGCTCATGGACGGCAGGAGCTGGCATTTAGTCCCAATGGTAACGCATATGACGCCAAGCGCTGTGTGGATATGTGGTTAAAGATGCCAG GTGTCAATACTGGAGCTAGCTGGAGACGCAGACAGGTCCCCTTTCCCACCGGTAGCTCATCCACACATACCTGTCCAGTGATCAACTGTGGTCGGGTTTATGACAACGTACCTCTCCTAGAAGGTCACTTGAAAAG GTTTGACCACTCTCCTTGTGACCCAACCATCTACCTGAAAGGAAGCCCAACCGAGCTGTTTGCTTGCGTTGCTTGTGGTCTTAATTTTGAAACCAAAGAAGCTTGGAAGGTGCATCAGCAGTCAAAG CTGTCCTCCCCTGATGAAGACCATGACCACACTCAGACCTGCCAGCCGATCGTGTGCTTCGCCTGCCCTGCCTGCTATCTCCTCTTTTACATCAGGGACGAGTGCCTCCAGCATATGTCGGCCAAAAACCACTTCTCTCAGTCCATCATCATGAGTG AAACTAAAGGGACAGCATTGCCAGTTCCCTTCCCACGATATGCAAAGAATCGTCTCATTGCTTTGTGTAAGGAAGTTTCATTCAGCGTGAGATGTACGACGTGCCAGAAGGGGCTTAACTCACACATGGAAGCACAGGCCCACTTCAA TGTGCAGTGCAGACAGGGCGCTGCCAGGGCTGAGGCAGAGAAAACAGTGGTGCAGGTCATGAAACAACTACAAGTGCTGGGCCAGTGCGCTGTGTGTTGCAAACTGTTCCTCCACCAAGGTGATGTTGAGAGGCATAAAGAATTGAGTCAGCACAATACTGAGGTCAACTGCACCATGGAAAAGGCAATTCTGCACTACAGCAATTTCTATGAAATCCAACACGCCAAGAGGGCTGCAGCGACGTCGCGGCCCAAACAGTCAAAAGGTCCTGTAACCCCCTCTCAGAAGAGGGACAAGGAGAGAGGTGATTCTGTTGGATCCCCAGCCAAGCGCCAGAGACGCGGGGGAGCTTTGAATGGCAGCGCTGGGCCCTCAAGGAGTTGCTTGATAGTTGCGTGGTTTTGTGAGTGTGGTCAGCGCTTTTCAGAGGAGGCCATGGCCAGCAAGCACCTTTTCGCTGCCAATCAGATCTTCCATCAATGTGGCGTGTGTGGAAAGCATATGGGAGAGTCGTCCATCACTCGCCTGCACATGAGCCGTTTTCACGGCGGTGCCCACCTCTCAAACTTCCTCTTCCACTGCCGGCTGTGCAAGGTTGACATGCCGCGCCACGAGGACATCCTGTTGCATGTGTCAGAGGCCCACAGTGGACACACTTACTTCAGGGAGAGAGCGGTATCAGACGAGGAGCCTGCTCCCATTCCCTATGCCAAACCCTCCACCAGTGGCAGACCCAGACCAAGCGCCCTCACTGATGTCAGGACTAGAACTACAACTCCCACATCTCCTCCCAAACAGGACGAGAGGTGGATTTGCAGGATGTGTGAGGACATCTTTAACTCGGAGCAAGCTGTGCACAAGCACTGCAGAGATGTGAGCAACCACAGTTTCCAGAGGTTTGCCTGTGGCCACTGCCCACAGAAGTACTTCAAGGAGGCCACAGTACGCAGGCACTGTGTGAACGAGCACAGCAACCAAATAGTGACGCGGTACTTCTGTGGGCTCTGTGACAGCATGGAGTATGACACTGAGGGGGAGTTCCAAGAGCACTATAGGGGCCTTCACAGTAAGGACTACTACCGCATGGGTGAGCCTGAGGTTGATAGACCCACTGAGGCCGAAAACTACAACACCAGTCCATtggcaacagccagtgaaaggCATGAATGTCTGTGTCCATGCATGTCATCAGAAAAGGACAAAGATGAAAGGAAGGCTACCTTCACACAATGCATGAAGCGGCTATCCAGTGAAGACAAATGCAGCTACGTGTGTGCACCATGCGACGTCCAGGTGTCCTCCTTTGCCCAGATAAAGACTCATGTCCACTCTCAACACAAAGCCTTGGGGCTAGAGAATACCTTTGACGTGGTGTGTGGATCCTGTCAGGAGAGTCATAAGGACGTTCCCAGTTTCCATAACCACTACCACTCCCAGCACTGCCCTCTGGAGCCTTGCTTGAGCTCCAGGGATGGAGGTGAGAGTCATACGGGGAAGGCAGCAGCTTCCTCTGCTGTCAAGACACTGGTTGCTGTGGAGATCAAACCAGAAGTGAATG agGAGTTTGAAGATGTGAAACATGCCATTGCTATGAACTTGGATGAGGTCAGAGATGACACTGAAGCTCATGGAG ATGAATCTGATGAGGAGATGAAGCGTGCCTTGGCTTTAAGTGTGGAAGAAGCAAGAGAGCCAACTGACTTTGATATTG AGATGGAGGAAGCACTCAAAAGAAGCCTTCTGGAATACTGA